GGTCTTCTAACGGACAAGTGCAGGGACAAAAGCACTTCAGGAATGTCTGCAttcagaagctcagtgtccctgcACTCTGCCTTTAAGAGGCACACCATATGTGCTGGCACCTGCTCTGAGACCCTCTCAGTCAAGCTGGGAGCGGATACCTGGGCTTGTTCAACGGCCTTCCCCACTGACCCCTTGCACTGAGTCAGCCTCACGGGCTGGGCCTTCACTGGCCCGCGTCAGAGGGGTCTGCCTGAGGTGTGCGCGTGCGTGTGAGCGTGCCTGCGTTGAGGGTGTCAGGCCTGCCCCACCGTGTACCACCTGGCTGATCTCTGCTTTCCTGTATCCTCCTCCATCCTCTTTTCCATGTCTAAAAGCTATCTCCCATCATGCTCCGTCCCCAAGAGTCCCCCGTCCCCGGCCTGGCCATCGGTTTTCACTGGCAGTATCTCGGTGCCCACGCCTCTTTTGGGGAACTCGGCCTTTGCGAACCGGCGGCCCTGGCGGCCATGTTGAACATGTTGAACAATCCTGCTGATTGGCTAGGAGAGGTCACCTGACCTACAGGCGCCCAATGGCTTCCACGGGGCCTGGCGGAGGGATCTGTCGTCTTGAAGCTCAGCCGAGAGACCGAGGCTGAGTCGAGAAGGTTCTAGAAAGCCCAGATGGTCGCCAAGAGGTTGGATGGCCAGGATGGGTCTTGGGAAGCCAGGTCTTGAGTGAGGAGAGCGGGTGGCCAGGGTCGAAGGAGCCGTGAAGTGGGCCCACGGGGTGTGGGGACGCCAGGTGGACCACCCTCCCTCAGCACACGAGGGGCTCCAAGGTAGTCCTGTTTGTCCGTCCCTTGCCCGAGAAGACACCTGCCAGAGCCACTGcaaccccaaatccagccccaAATGCTGATTCAGTGGACGCATCAGGAAGCAGAGGGGACAAAAAGGCGTTTATGGGACTGGGACCACACTGCCCAGAGTTCCAGCACTCGCCTCCTCCGGCTCTCCCACGAGTCCACACCGCTGGCGGCAGCTTGTCCTCATCCCACCTCCCACTAACTTCCCTCCTTGGGGGCTCTGTCGTCTGCAGGTGTGGCGTCCCCGCTTCCAAGAGTCAGGGCTTCCATCTTGGAGTTGAGCGTGGTGATGACGCCAGGGGTGGCCTGGCCGACGTCGCCCTGGAAATCGCTATCAGATCGCGCGGGACCAGCATCTGGGGGAAGGGAAGATGGCGAAGGGACGTTGGAGCCATCAGACCTATGTTAACTGGGGTTGAAGCCGCGTGTCCCCACCCACGGGCTCGCCAGATGGCCCGACCAAGTATCCCCTGCCCTGGACCATCGCAGGCGCTCCTGTTCCcgtccccccccgccccgccccctttGGCCTGTCACCACAGTGTCTTAATCGCCCCGCCTCACGGGCTCTGTGAGGTGGGGCGGATGGTCTGTCCCCAGCTGCGGCCCCGCTCATCATATCCCTGTTGGCCCCAGGCCGTGATTCTGAGCATGTCAACTTTACTCCCTCCTCATGGCCTTTGACTTACCTCTCTCAGGTGAGTTCCGGTCAGGCCGGCGCCCCTGCTGGTTCCCACGCCCACGCCCGTCAGTCCCTTCAGGCTGACCCCGCTGGTCCCCACACCCACGCTGTCGGTCTCTCACTTCCAGGTGCACCCCACTGGTCCCCACGCCCACACATCAGCCTCTCACCTGCTGTCTCTTGTCTGTGTGTGCTACCTGCCAGATACCCACCCCACGCCCGCTGGGCCATGAGCCTCCTCTGTGCCCCTGCAGCCCCTTCTCCCCCTCCTCAGGCAGGTGGCACTGCCTGGCTGGGCAGCCAGCTGGAGCAGCCCATGGGCCAGGTGCTGAGGCCAGTAAGGAATTCTGCTAGgattttctcctttttgtccTGCCCTCCCCGGGCTCTAGCTTCCCTTGGCTACCCAGCCACGACTGTGTCTCCCACAGCCCCCACagctcagagcagaagtgctGGTGGGCTTCATAAGGAGGGGTATTGCTGGCCATCTGGACCCTCTTGTTCCTCTCCTTGCTGTGAGGAGCTTGAGCCCACGGTCAGGGGTGGAGCCCTAGGGATGGCTGAGCACGAGGTAGAAGGAACAGGGATCTGTGAATGATGTCAGTGGCAGCCCCCTCACGTGGACCTGAGAGAGGACTGAGTGTCAAGCAGGCAGGACCACACGTTTGGGGTCTCTGCTGCAGCAGGCTGGCCTGATCCCGGAGAGACAGTCTCATGGGCTGTGGATCCCCTCTCTGGAGGCCTAAAAGGATGATGAGGACTATGACAACAGTCACAATAGCTCCCACTGCTTGAACGTACCAGGCATGGGGCTGAGCACTGGGGTGCTTATCCGCCCCCCCGCAACTGTAGGAGGTACAGGCTGTTGTcatcctcactttacagatgagggcttggaggctcagagagctaAGTGACTCGGGGTGGGTCCCTTGGCTAGAAAGATTTGGCCACagacagtctgactccagagctccTGCTGTCTACCGTCACCCCATGCTGTTACCCAGACTCCAGGAAAGAGGAGTCTAGTGAAtgagtgttgaatgaatgaatgagagcgAGAGAGAACATGCAGGGGTCCACTGTGGCCCTGGGCTTACCTTCATTCTCCCTCAGCTCCCCAAGGTCCTTCTTGTTTCCTTCCAGACCAGCTGACCCGTCAGTCATTTTTGTTACTTTTGCTGACAGTGGTGTCCTCGCACGCTTCATGTGGACTTTCTGGGGCTCGTTCCCCTCTGACTGAGGTCCTGGTTTGGGCATCTGCTGTTTAAATGAGGCCTCTGCGCTAGGGGTGACAGAAACTGTGGATCGGCCAAAGAGACAGATGCCAGGGCAGGGGTGAGCTGGGCAGTGACCCTGGAGTCCGACCCTCACCTGGCTCACGAGCCCTCGTGGTGGACCCTCCCCTTGAACATCCTCCCTGCAGCCCATGCTGTACTTGGCCCACAACCCAGGGAGTCACTGCCCCATTGCCCAGCCCCTGCCCATACCATTGCTCTCCTGGGATGCCCCCTCTCTGCCCCTGGTAGGCCAGCCTTGGCCTCACCTTGCCCTACCCCTCAGACTGGTGTCCCTCCCCCTCCCAGCAACTGCCCTCCTGAGGGTCACCACCACCCTGCCAGCTCCACCTCTGATGGTGTCTCCCCAcctctggaggcttctcctggcatGCCTGGCTTTCCTTCTCCTCCTGGGTGTTCCCCTGCAGGCCTCTTTGCTGTTTCTCTCCCTCAGCCCATGTCTGGATTCCCAGGGCAGCAGAGGACTGAGACCCCGTGGTCACTGAGTGGCCACAGTGCTTAGAGGGCACCAGGTCCCTTTATTGGCTCCTGTCCtctctgctccttggaagcattcTTCCCAACTGCAGCTGCCTCCCCACCCCTGCTTCTCCAGGGAGACcaggcccattttacagatgaggaaactgaggtcctgaGGTGGGTCACGGAGGTTGGGAACCCAGAGTGCAGGCTCCAGAAGCCCTGCCTGTTGTACTCTGTGGTATGGTCTCCTGGTGGAAGGACAGGAATTTCCCATCATGTCTCTCCCCCTACCAGAGACTCTGGTTCAAGACCCTTCAGGGGAGGGGGATTGGGGTGTGGGTGAGGCCGGTTACCTGGGGGGCTTCTTGTGGGGGTATAGGCAGGGCTTTCGTCCAGGGTGCCGTGGAGGCTCATCTTGTTGTGGTGTCCTAGCTGCACCTGTTTGCAGTGCAGCATATAGATGTCCCGCGATCCCCAGGCACTGGCCGGGGCCTCCTGCATTGAGGGATCACCTGGCGCCGTTGGAGGTGGTTGGGGAGGTGCCGTGGAGCCTGGCAGGGAGGCAGCAGCATAGTCTTCCTGGAGGGAACTCCAGATGTCCCTGCTCCCCACACACAAAGTCCTGCCAGATGGGAGAGGCTGGGCTCTGAATTCTCCCTAGACCCCATCAGACTGGGAGCCACCAAACAGAGCTTGGAACTGGCTCGTTTAGGtttgaacccttgctgagaatttgcttttctgACAGGTTCCCAGGAAGTTGTACgaaagaatcacctggagatcttgtttaaaatgtagattccgattcagtatgtctggggtAGACATGCAAGCTCTcagctgggaacttgttagaaatgcaatttCTCAGCAGCAGTTCCAACCTGAATGAACCCGTTCAAGGGCTGCAAAGTCAGACTCCAGTCTGGAGGGGACGGGGCAGAGCTGAACAGTTAGGGGATGAGTGTCACTGGAGCACTGGCAAGCCCTAAAGGTGGGGGCCTAGTTCTGCTGCAGTGTTTAGTCTCCTGACCTCATCGAGGGGAAAGTCTCCTTCTGCGGTGAGCTAGGTGTCGTTAACGCCTCCAGACGAGTGCTCAGAGCCGCTGAGAGGCAGAGCTAtgaccttgttttgttttcctggcaTGGGCTTCATGGTTTTCAATTTAAGGTAATGATATGAAATTTTAATTTAAGATATATTTGAGTAAAATAAGATGAAGCATTTAAAAACATTACTCAATAATCAGACATGGGCGTGGTCAAAATCAGGAACGTGGTACACAAAGGACCAACATTTGGAAAACATTGACCGAGATTCTAGAACAAAGTCTTTCAGAGTtggggaaaccgaggcc
Above is a genomic segment from Loxodonta africana isolate mLoxAfr1 chromosome 24, mLoxAfr1.hap2, whole genome shotgun sequence containing:
- the ZBP1 gene encoding Z-DNA-binding protein 1 isoform X5, which produces MKAVSTVTLTGPATWCLPGDGTGAVIPSELAEAGPSRGNRPSEEAAQKPLQTAANIPRSLGSPLSEREEAIYRLLAADGPRGALNIAQALGMKTAKDVNPDLYAMRSKHLLSLDQNSKTWAIYRPEDSGRKNQSFENIYQQSTVNMIVQTGSSCHISINNSKGIQIGHTNIMQEPTASEERGSTAPPQPPPTAPGDPSMQEAPASAWGSRDIYMLHCKQVQLGHHNKMSLHGTLDESPAYTPTRSPPVSVTPSAEASFKQQMPKPGPQSEGNEPQKVHMKRARTPLSAKVTKMTDGSAGLEGNKKDLGELRENEDAGPARSDSDFQGDVGQATPGVITTLNSKMEALTLGSGDATPADDRAPKEGS